Proteins from one Nitrospirota bacterium genomic window:
- the hfq gene encoding RNA chaperone Hfq — protein MPTSKSQSLQDNYLNQLRKDKLPVLVYLTNGVRLKGVVKAFDNFVILLKDANQQLVYKHAVSTIVPERDLDIRFDEHN, from the coding sequence ATGCCCACTTCAAAAAGTCAAAGTCTGCAGGACAATTACCTCAATCAGTTAAGAAAGGATAAGTTGCCTGTTCTTGTCTATCTTACCAATGGTGTGCGTCTCAAAGGGGTTGTCAAGGCTTTTGACAATTTCGTCATTCTTCTTAAAGATGCAAATCAGCAGCTTGTGTACAAGCATGCGGTCTCAACCATTGTGCCTGAGCGGGACCTTGATATCCGCTTTGACGAGCACAACTAA
- the miaA gene encoding tRNA (adenosine(37)-N6)-dimethylallyltransferase MiaA, giving the protein MKKVIVLLGPTGVGKTGASILLAKELNTEIISADSMQIYRHMDIGTAKPSEAERANIRHHMIDVVEPSEAYSAGRYISDVVPIIEGIFQTGKTPIIVGGTGLYIKAMTRGIFNGPSSDLELRERLLAREEEEKGSLYAHLSEIDPETAGRTERNNIRRIIRAIEVCLKSGSSLSSLQKDLTRPLPYDFIKIGITRAREELYQMIDARVDAMFKSGLIDEVRSIMQMNPDRTPLQAIGYKEIAKYLNREIDLSEAERLMKRNSRRYAKRQFTWFRQEEGIIWIDVTGTNNGQEVFQAVRQATADIFPAAAAVSHKYAPKVLE; this is encoded by the coding sequence ATGAAAAAGGTCATTGTCCTGCTCGGTCCAACCGGTGTCGGCAAAACCGGCGCTTCCATCCTTCTTGCCAAAGAACTGAACACTGAGATCATCAGTGCAGACTCCATGCAGATATACCGGCATATGGACATCGGCACGGCCAAACCGTCTGAGGCGGAAAGAGCCAACATCAGGCACCACATGATCGATGTTGTTGAACCTTCCGAGGCATACAGCGCAGGCAGGTATATATCCGACGTTGTTCCGATCATTGAGGGGATTTTTCAGACCGGCAAGACACCAATCATTGTCGGGGGAACAGGACTTTACATCAAGGCAATGACGCGGGGCATATTCAACGGCCCGTCATCAGACCTTGAACTGAGAGAGAGACTGCTTGCCAGGGAAGAAGAGGAAAAGGGGTCTCTTTATGCTCACCTCAGTGAGATCGATCCTGAGACTGCAGGCAGGACCGAACGAAACAATATCCGCAGAATCATCAGGGCGATCGAGGTATGTCTAAAAAGCGGCAGTTCCCTGTCGTCTCTCCAGAAGGATCTTACAAGGCCGTTGCCGTACGATTTTATAAAAATAGGTATTACCCGGGCGAGAGAAGAGCTTTATCAGATGATCGACGCACGCGTGGATGCAATGTTTAAGTCAGGGCTCATTGACGAGGTGAGGTCGATCATGCAGATGAACCCCGACAGAACGCCTTTGCAGGCCATCGGGTACAAAGAGATCGCGAAATATCTGAACCGGGAGATAGACCTTTCGGAGGCTGAACGTCTGATGAAACGGAACTCCCGGAGGTATGCAAAGCGCCAGTTTACCTGGTTCAGACAAGAGGAGGGCATTATCTGGATAGATGTAACAGGCACGAATAATGGCCAGGAGGTCTTTCAGGCAGTAAGGCAGGCCACTGCTGATATCTTTCCTGCAGCAGCAGCTGTATCTCACAAATATGCCCCGAAAGTGCTTGAATAA
- a CDS encoding SurA N-terminal domain-containing protein: protein MLKAMRHHAKYLYFLFFIVILSFLFWGVGTVDQSSNAQIVAEVGKHKISAQDYGRVYDNYYRSYREVYKEKFDEEMQKKLNLKDKAIETLVGQTILLIAAAENGVRVSDGEVKEAILNEPVFTKNGAFDSEIYQNTLRLSRLTPGVYESNKREELIIQKMSRLIQTAAITPDVGFDNISADEQTKKMIKDAMIKDAQEKVVRSYIEGMKKKLKVKINAELL, encoded by the coding sequence ATGCTTAAGGCGATGAGGCACCATGCCAAATATTTGTATTTTCTGTTCTTTATTGTGATCCTGTCTTTCCTCTTCTGGGGAGTGGGTACCGTAGATCAATCAAGCAATGCCCAGATCGTTGCGGAAGTCGGCAAACACAAGATCTCAGCCCAGGACTATGGCAGGGTCTATGACAACTATTACAGGTCTTACCGCGAAGTGTACAAGGAGAAGTTTGATGAGGAGATGCAGAAGAAGCTCAACCTCAAGGACAAGGCCATTGAAACGCTTGTAGGGCAGACCATCCTGCTCATAGCTGCTGCAGAGAACGGGGTCAGGGTGAGCGACGGCGAAGTAAAAGAGGCAATTCTGAACGAGCCTGTTTTTACGAAGAACGGTGCTTTTGACAGTGAGATCTATCAGAACACGCTCCGTCTTTCGAGGCTTACCCCGGGCGTTTACGAGTCGAACAAGAGAGAAGAGCTGATTATACAAAAGATGAGCAGGCTGATACAGACTGCCGCAATCACTCCTGATGTCGGGTTTGATAATATTTCTGCTGATGAGCAGACAAAGAAGATGATAAAGGACGCCATGATCAAGGATGCACAGGAAAAAGTTGTCAGATCCTATATAGAGGGCATGAAAAAGAAACTTAAGGTGAAGATCAATGCCGAGCTCCTCTGA
- the mutL gene encoding DNA mismatch repair endonuclease MutL, whose protein sequence is MPKITVLPTDLCNKISAGEVIERPASVVKELLENSLDANSTEIRVEVSRGGKRLIRVSDNGIGMDRDDALLCFKRHATSKIIEYDDLFNISTLGFRGEALPSIASVSKLKLVTGLKGSTAGVSLELHGGEMKDIRDAPASGTSLEIKDLFFNTPARKKFLKADSTELSHIIDIVTKEALSHPETAFSLFTDNIETISLAKASGFRERIMQAYGDEFLSGLIEVSFSMDGLAMHAFVSNSANFRKTRSHQFIFLNRRPIKDQSVAHAVYKAYEGILPPDRHPLYFLFLQIDPQKVDFNVHPTKREVRFEDKETVYRFIVSHLRDAIRDAHKEYAGEFVQPQAADAALWLPGGDSLSYSQPVSFEISGIAENLEFSYRASLPHIYLGDTFVAVSGKGGLTLLDHHAAHERVLFEKLLKGIETESRQLLFPRQVQVSGKEYRVLLEHKEIVRTFGIEIDDFGNNTVIVRAVPAEIADADIPGLLSDLAAGLLDEHASGRPLRYDLAARIACHASIRGRKILSPDELSKLLEDLEKTEHPDQCPHGRPTRIFYSLHDLSKLFKRT, encoded by the coding sequence ATGCCAAAGATAACGGTTCTTCCTACAGACCTCTGCAACAAGATCTCGGCTGGTGAGGTGATCGAGCGGCCTGCGTCCGTGGTAAAAGAGCTTCTTGAGAACTCTCTTGATGCCAATAGCACCGAGATCAGGGTAGAGGTGAGCCGCGGCGGCAAGCGGCTGATACGGGTCTCGGACAACGGCATCGGCATGGACCGCGACGATGCACTCCTCTGCTTTAAGCGTCATGCAACAAGCAAGATAATAGAATATGACGACCTGTTCAATATCAGTACCTTGGGGTTCCGTGGTGAGGCACTGCCGTCGATCGCCTCTGTTTCGAAGCTCAAGCTTGTCACCGGCCTGAAGGGTTCAACCGCCGGGGTCTCTCTTGAGCTTCATGGCGGCGAAATGAAAGATATCAGGGATGCACCGGCATCAGGCACCTCACTCGAAATAAAGGACCTTTTTTTCAATACGCCTGCAAGGAAGAAGTTCCTCAAGGCTGACAGCACCGAGCTTTCCCATATCATTGATATCGTTACGAAAGAGGCGCTTTCGCATCCTGAGACCGCCTTCTCGCTCTTTACGGACAACATTGAAACGATCAGTCTTGCAAAGGCATCAGGCTTCAGGGAAAGGATCATGCAGGCATATGGGGATGAGTTCCTCAGCGGGCTTATAGAGGTCTCTTTCAGTATGGATGGCCTGGCAATGCATGCATTTGTATCGAACAGCGCCAATTTCAGAAAGACCAGATCTCACCAGTTCATATTCCTGAACAGACGGCCGATAAAAGACCAGTCAGTTGCCCATGCAGTCTATAAGGCGTATGAAGGTATACTGCCTCCTGACAGACATCCGCTCTATTTCCTGTTTCTTCAGATCGATCCCCAAAAGGTCGACTTTAATGTGCACCCCACGAAAAGGGAGGTGCGGTTTGAGGATAAGGAGACGGTCTACCGGTTTATTGTCTCCCACCTCAGGGATGCGATCAGGGATGCGCATAAAGAATATGCCGGGGAGTTCGTTCAGCCGCAGGCTGCTGATGCTGCTTTGTGGCTGCCGGGAGGAGACAGCCTGTCCTATTCTCAGCCCGTTTCATTCGAGATATCCGGCATAGCAGAAAATCTTGAATTCTCGTATCGCGCGTCTCTGCCCCATATCTATCTCGGCGACACCTTTGTCGCTGTTTCAGGAAAAGGAGGGCTCACCCTTCTGGACCACCACGCAGCCCATGAAAGGGTCCTCTTCGAAAAACTGCTCAAAGGCATCGAGACAGAATCCCGGCAGCTCCTCTTCCCAAGACAGGTTCAGGTTTCAGGCAAGGAATACCGCGTTCTGCTTGAACATAAGGAGATAGTCAGGACCTTCGGCATAGAGATTGATGACTTTGGGAACAACACGGTCATTGTGAGGGCAGTGCCTGCAGAGATCGCAGATGCTGACATCCCCGGTCTCCTTTCTGACCTTGCTGCGGGACTTCTCGATGAGCATGCATCAGGCAGGCCCCTGCGTTATGATCTTGCTGCACGGATAGCATGCCACGCTTCAATACGCGGCAGGAAGATCCTCTCCCCGGACGAGCTTTCGAAGCTTCTTGAGGATCTGGAAAAGACAGAGCATCCTGACCAGTGCCCTCACGGCAGACCGACAAGGATCTTCTACTCGCTCCACGACCTGAGCAAACTTTTCAAGCGCACATGA